In Lewinella sp. 4G2, the DNA window CCAGCATGGTGATGATGTAGGGGATGGTAGACAGGCGCGTGAAAAAACCCGCCGCAATGAGGATACCACAAATGAATTCCCCGAAAGTGGCAAGGATCAGGCTGGTTGTGGTACCGACGCCAAGCGGGTCGGCGAAGGTGAAGTCGCCGGCAAATACTTTTTGCAGTTTTGGCAAACCGTGCGCAATGGCCATTTCGAGGCCAAACCATACGCGCAGGACGAGCAATCCCAGATCAATATTACCTTTCGTCATCGTTGAACAGCGTTCGGGTGGCGGGGCCGGTACGAGCCCACCGGGCATAAAAAAAAGGCAAGCATACCGAACGCTCAACCTTCTACCCTTGCTGCGTTTCCGCCCTGGGGGAGTTCAAAAGGAGCTGTTCGTATGCTGCCCGGGGCAAAGGTAGGCGCCGCCGGGGGACTATGAAAGCTTTTGTAAGTTTATTTAAAAGGCTCATTCCTTCGATCAAGTTTCTAGTTTCTAGTAGGTAGTAGGTAGTTCCGTAGTAGGCACTAGCCAACTAGAAACTAGAAACTGCCCACTAGGAACTGCCCACTAGAAACTAGCCGCTAAGAATTGTTAATCAAGTTCTTGTTCTCATCCCATTCTGCCATCTCCTCCCGGCGGTCTTGATTGACGTAGAGGGGTAGGTATTTGGGGTCGTAAGCTAAACCGTGTTTGTCGAGTACTTCCTGGGGTACGCCGTCCCAAACGTTGGGCATATTACCCTGGTAACCGAGGGATTTCATCATTCCCTCCCGGCTGGTAAAGTAGCAGACGACGGTCATATACCGTAAGTGGCCGAAGAATTCAGCGCCGGGCTCCATGGGGGTATCCTTGGCCTCTTCCGGGTAGGCGATATCGTCGACGATCTCGATCCGCTGCGCTTCGGTGATCTTGGCAAACGGGGCGCCGAAACGTTGTTTGCTCTCTGAGTTGAGCCACGCCAGGCCTCCGCGCAATTTGGTTTGGTGGGCATCGGGCTGGTCGAGGGCCATGAATTCGAGGAATTCCAGTAAGCCCGTGTCCGTCGCCTTCGGTTCTCCGGGTTCCCCCGGGGCGATGATGTCACCGAGGATACCAAGCGTTTCCAGTTCGGATTCGACGAAGAAATTCTCATTGGCGATCCGCTGGTCATGGGCGATCTCGTGGGGAAGACGCAGGCCGTAACCCTTGGCGGCCGGCTCGATGTTGGCCTCAATTTCTACGGGTGTCTCGCAGCTGGTCGTTTTGGCCACAACGGCGGCACCGAGGCCACCAGCGAGGAGTGTCTTGAGTGTTTTACGGCGATCCATCCTAGATATTGAGTTTTTTGCGTTCAGAAATGATGTGGTCGGCCGCTCTCCAGGCGAGGGCCATGATGGTCCAAGTCGGGTTCTTATCGGCCTGGGACGTGAAGACGCCGGCGTCGGCTACGTAGACGTTCGGGACTTCGTGAAGACGGCTGTTGCGGTCACAAACGCCCTGCTTCGGGTCGTCCATCATGCGCGTCGTACCGACTTCGTGAATGATGGCGCCGGGGGCCAGGAGACCGTGGTCGTTTTCGTAGCTCGGCACTTCGGGCTCAAAGAGCTCGCCGCCCATGGCGGTCAGGATCTCACGGATACTTTCCTGAGCGTGCTTGGCCTGCTTGCGCTCGTTATCCGTCCATTTATAGTGGAACTGCATGGTGGGGATGCCCCACTGATCCACCTTGCTCGGGTGGGTGGTGCAGTAGTTGTCGTACAGCGCCACGCTTTCGCCGCGGGCGGCGATGCCGACGGTCGCGCCGTACATAGCTTTGACTTCCTTAAGCATTGGGTTGCCGTAGCCGCCAACCTTGTGGCCCAGCATTTCCTGGATCTTGGTGAGGTTACCACCAAACCCGTAGCTCGGCATGCCCATGCCGCCGTAGATCTCGAGGTGGTAGCCGCGGGGGAAGTCGAGCTTCTTGCCCTTGCCCCACCAGGGTGCGTAGATGTGCATCCCCCCTACCCCATCTTCGTTGTACATCTCCCGATCCATGAGGGCAGGAATGAAGGCGGAGGTGCCACAACCGGTACTATCGTGGAGGTAGCGCCCGAGGGTACCGGAGCCGTTACCCAGGCCATTCGTCTGACCGGGGGCGGAGGAGTTCATCAGTAGGCGGGCGGTTTCCACGGCGCTAGCGGCGAGGACGATCACTTTGCCTTTGATCTCGTATTCCTGGCGGTCATCCTTAGAGATGTAGCTCACGGCGGTGGCCTTTCCGGTATCGTCGGTGATCACTTCGCGGGCCATGCAGTTGGTAAACAGGTCCACCTGGCCACGGCTCTTCATGGCGGGGAAGATGAGGCAACTGCCGGCACTGAAATCCGCGTAGACGGCGCAGGACCGCGCACATTGGTTACAGTAAAAACAAACGCCACGGTCCTTATTGATCTTCTTGGTCACCATCGAAAGGCGGCCGGGGATGATAGGTATTCCCACCTTCTTACCGGCTTCCGTAGCGTACAGCTCGTGGAGGCGTGGTTTGGGGGGTGGCAGAAAAAAGCTATCCGGATCGTTCGGCAAATTTTCGTTGGTGCCAAAAACGCCAATCAGCTTATCCACCTTATCGTAGTAGGGAGCGATATCGTCGTAAGAGATGGGCCAATTCTCGCCGAGACCGTCGAGGTCTTTGCGGTGAAAATCATCCGGCCCAAAGCGCAGACTAATGCGGCCCCAGTGGTTGGTTCGGCCGCCGAGCATGCGCGTCCGCCACCAGGCGAATTCGGTATCGCCGAGGGCTTCGTAGGGTTCGCCGGGGATCTCCCAGCCACTCAAGCCGGCGTGGAAATCGCCGAAGGAGCGCAACGTTCCGGCACCGCGGCGGGGGCTTTCCCAGGTACCGCGCAACTGGGTTTTCATGTCCTTATCGGCGGGGTCAAAATACGGGCCGGCTTCGATGATGGCGATGCTCAGGCCAGCTTCGGCGAGCACTTTGGCGGCCATTCCTCCACCGGCTCCGGAGCCGACGATCACCGCGTCGTACTCCTTACTACTTTCTTTAATCTGCACGAGTCAAACTTTAATTCTGAGCCAAGATAACACAATAGGTGCGAAAGCTTTTCTTGCTAAAACACCTCTACCAACACATTCTTGGGCGCTGACGCAGGTACCGGGAAATGGGCAAGCAAACAGGACGACTATTCCATGATTCGTCGTAATTTGAGAGCCATAAACCCACCCTGAATGTCCAAATCGAACCGTCCAACTCACGTCTCCAAACCAGTCTACCCGGGTGGTGTAAAAGCGATGCGGAAGTTCGTATCCGCCAACCTGAAGTACCCAAAGGAGGCCCTGAAGAACAAGGTGGAAGGAACGGTCACCATCCGCTACAGCCTCGATTACCGGGGCAAAGTGGTGGCGGCGAAAGTGAAGAGCGGCCTGGGCCACGGCTGCGACGCCGAAGCGATCCGCGTCGTCGAAATGCTACAGTTCAACGTTCCGCAGGCGAGCAAGAAAAAGGTGAGGATTCACCAGGACATCCAGATCCACTTCAAACTACCGAAAACCAAGACCATAAAGGGGAACATCAAGCCCACCCAACCTACGGCGGCGGCAACCGGGACAAAGGTCGTCTACACCACGGCCAAGAAGAGTTCCCAGCAAAAAGGGTCGACCTCCAACGGGTACAGCTATACCATTAATTGGTAGCCTGAGCGGTGAGGCGAGATTCAATCAAGCCGCGTCCGCCAAACACTTGAGGTAGCGCTTGATCGTTTCTTCCAGCCCCAGGTAAAGGGCATCCGTAACGAGAGCGTGGCCAATGCTGACCTCCATCAAACCGGGCATGTGGCTGGCGAAGAAAGTGAGATTATCCAGGTTAAGGTCGTGGCCCGCGTTGATCCCGATCCCGGTGGATTGTGCGTAGGTGCACGCCCGGGTGAAGTCCGCCACGGCAGCTTTTGGATCTTGCGCAAATTTGTTGGCGAAGGGGCCGGTGTAGAACTCGATCCGATCCGCACCGACTGCGAGAGCGCCGTCAATCATTTTTTCGTCCGGATCCACGAAAAGGGAAGTCCGGATGCCGGCCGCGGTGAAGGGCTCGAGGACTGACCTTAGAAAATCGGCCTCCCCTACCGTATCCCAACCGTGGTCGCTGGTGAGCTGGCCGGGCTTGTCGGGGACGAGCGTCACCTGATCGGGCCGGGCTTCCAGGACGACGTCTAGGAAGCGGCCTTCGGGGTAGCCTTCGATGTTAAGTTCGGTGGTCACCACTTCTTTCAGGTCAAATACATCCTGGTACCGCGCGTGCCGCTGGTCCGGCCGGGGGTGAATGGTGATGCCTTCGGCGCCGAAGCGTTCACAGTCCTGGGCGACCTTGACGAGGTTGGGATAGTCCGCCCCCCGGCTATTACGGATGAGGGCGACCTTATTCAGGTTAACGGAGAGACGAACGTTGGACATATTGTGGTGGGCAACTAAAAAAGGAAGAGAAAATGGGGATCGGCCGTCACCGGTGAACCCGTTGTTTGGACTGAACAAATACCAAAAGGTCATTGTGAGTTGAAGGAAATACCCGCAGTTTATTAGGTAGGGTCCTGCGGCTTAGCGTCCTGCAGGTTCTTGTAGTAGATCCGGCTGTTGGGTGGAACGCTGCGCACGATCCAGGTGTTACCGCCGATGATGGACCCAGCGCCAATTATGGTGTCACCGCCGAGGATGGTTGCTCCCGCGTAGATGACGACGTTATCCGCAATGGTGGGGTGGCGTTTCGTCTTGGCCATGTCCTTCCGAACACTCAGGGCACCGAGGGTCACGCCCTGGTAAACCTTCACGTCATCACCAATGATGACGGTTTCACCAAAGACGATTCCCGTACCGTGGTCGATACAGAACCTCCGGCCGATGGTAGCGCCCGGATGGATCTCGATCCCGGTCCGGCGGTGGGCGATCTCGCTGAGCATCCTGGGTACTAGTGGGACTCCCAACTGGCAGAGCGCGTGGGCTACCCGGTGGACGGCCAGCGCGTAAAAGCCGGGGTAGGTACTGATCACTTCGGTCAGGCTCCGAGCCGCTGGGTCTCCGGCCAGGATGGCGTTAGCATCTTCGTCCAGTGCTTCATAGATCGAGGGAAGGCGCTCTTCGAATTCGCTACGGATGGCTTCCGGTGTCCGGGTAAGTTGGCCATTGAGCGTATCCAGGATGGTGAATAGCTTGAGGTCGTTCGTCCGGTAGTGCAAACGCAACGCACGTTCGCTGGGGAAACGTACGGAACTGTAGGCGGGAAAGAGAAACTGGAGGAGGTCCGCCAACCATTCATCGATGAGCCCCGGCGAAGGGAGTTCGTCGGCGGATTGGTGGGCGGCGTAGCGGTCGGAGAAGAATTGGCTGTTCATGCCAGTTCAGTGTTTGGTGAGAAGGGGCCACGCTGGATAAAAAAAGGACCGGCAAAATGCCGGCCCTTCGATTACTGGATCATGGTTAACTTCAATAAACAACCATCAGGTCATACGATGGTTGGCTACAAATAATAAATAGTGCTGGGTTGGTTAATGTAATCTTCAATAGGTCGAACTCCGTGAATCAAAACATGAGAGAGACTGTGGTTAGGTAAGTCTTTCTTTAGTTCAGATTGAATGGTGGTTGTATAGACGTATTGTTTTCTTGGTTAGGCTGAGGGGGCTAAAGAGAGGTATTAGTTTTGGTAACGATCGCCAATCATGGCCTTCATTTTCTGGCGAGCCAGGAAGATGCGGCTCTTGACGGTTCCGATGGGAATATCAAGGTGAGCAGCGATCTCTTTGTACTCGTAACCTTGGTAGAACATCAGGAACGGAATGCGGTAGATCTCACCAACCTCACCCATAATCCGCTTCAGCTCGGCTAGGCGCATATCGTGCTCACCCTTATTAGGGATAGCAGAAGTGCTTTCGAGCGCGAACGTGAAGTTCTCAATTGGCTGGTTGACGTGCTTGCGGCTCTTCATCTTCCGGTAGCGGTTGATGTAAGTATTACGCATGATGGTGGATACCCAACTTTTGAAGTTGGTTCCCATGGCAAACTTCTCGCGGTGACGGTAAGCGCGCATGGCGGTCTCCTGCATTAGGTCTTGTGCATCTTGCTGGCTGCGTGTAAGGCGGAGTGCGAAGGAGAAAAGGAGATTTTCAAGCTTGGCAATCTCGGAAGTGAATTCTTGGTTAGTCATTATTCTAATTGAACTGTGTATAAGGTGATAATGCTCTATCAAAAGTCGTGCCAGAAACGTAAGTAATTGAAATCCAATGATTTAATGCATCATAGCGAACAATCGGATTTACTTTATTTAGTCATTTGACCATTTTTAGTAAATCCGATCGCTTGCTGAAACTATGCGTAGCGGTTTCCGATCATTGCTTTCATCTTGCGGCGGGCAAG includes these proteins:
- a CDS encoding DoxX family protein, which codes for MTKGNIDLGLLVLRVWFGLEMAIAHGLPKLQKVFAGDFTFADPLGVGTTTSLILATFGEFICGILIAAGFFTRLSTIPYIITMLVAAFIAHAGDPWGKMSFPLHYAVAAAVIFIAGPGRYSLDHKWFVKTFK
- a CDS encoding gluconate 2-dehydrogenase subunit 3 family protein, which gives rise to MDRRKTLKTLLAGGLGAAVVAKTTSCETPVEIEANIEPAAKGYGLRLPHEIAHDQRIANENFFVESELETLGILGDIIAPGEPGEPKATDTGLLEFLEFMALDQPDAHQTKLRGGLAWLNSESKQRFGAPFAKITEAQRIEIVDDIAYPEEAKDTPMEPGAEFFGHLRYMTVVCYFTSREGMMKSLGYQGNMPNVWDGVPQEVLDKHGLAYDPKYLPLYVNQDRREEMAEWDENKNLINNS
- a CDS encoding GMC family oxidoreductase, with product MQIKESSKEYDAVIVGSGAGGGMAAKVLAEAGLSIAIIEAGPYFDPADKDMKTQLRGTWESPRRGAGTLRSFGDFHAGLSGWEIPGEPYEALGDTEFAWWRTRMLGGRTNHWGRISLRFGPDDFHRKDLDGLGENWPISYDDIAPYYDKVDKLIGVFGTNENLPNDPDSFFLPPPKPRLHELYATEAGKKVGIPIIPGRLSMVTKKINKDRGVCFYCNQCARSCAVYADFSAGSCLIFPAMKSRGQVDLFTNCMAREVITDDTGKATAVSYISKDDRQEYEIKGKVIVLAASAVETARLLMNSSAPGQTNGLGNGSGTLGRYLHDSTGCGTSAFIPALMDREMYNEDGVGGMHIYAPWWGKGKKLDFPRGYHLEIYGGMGMPSYGFGGNLTKIQEMLGHKVGGYGNPMLKEVKAMYGATVGIAARGESVALYDNYCTTHPSKVDQWGIPTMQFHYKWTDNERKQAKHAQESIREILTAMGGELFEPEVPSYENDHGLLAPGAIIHEVGTTRMMDDPKQGVCDRNSRLHEVPNVYVADAGVFTSQADKNPTWTIMALAWRAADHIISERKKLNI
- a CDS encoding energy transducer TonB; this translates as MSKSNRPTHVSKPVYPGGVKAMRKFVSANLKYPKEALKNKVEGTVTIRYSLDYRGKVVAAKVKSGLGHGCDAEAIRVVEMLQFNVPQASKKKVRIHQDIQIHFKLPKTKTIKGNIKPTQPTAAATGTKVVYTTAKKSSQQKGSTSNGYSYTINW
- a CDS encoding pyridoxine 5'-phosphate synthase, which gives rise to MSNVRLSVNLNKVALIRNSRGADYPNLVKVAQDCERFGAEGITIHPRPDQRHARYQDVFDLKEVVTTELNIEGYPEGRFLDVVLEARPDQVTLVPDKPGQLTSDHGWDTVGEADFLRSVLEPFTAAGIRTSLFVDPDEKMIDGALAVGADRIEFYTGPFANKFAQDPKAAVADFTRACTYAQSTGIGINAGHDLNLDNLTFFASHMPGLMEVSIGHALVTDALYLGLEETIKRYLKCLADAA
- the epsC gene encoding serine O-acetyltransferase EpsC, with translation MNSQFFSDRYAAHQSADELPSPGLIDEWLADLLQFLFPAYSSVRFPSERALRLHYRTNDLKLFTILDTLNGQLTRTPEAIRSEFEERLPSIYEALDEDANAILAGDPAARSLTEVISTYPGFYALAVHRVAHALCQLGVPLVPRMLSEIAHRRTGIEIHPGATIGRRFCIDHGTGIVFGETVIIGDDVKVYQGVTLGALSVRKDMAKTKRHPTIADNVVIYAGATILGGDTIIGAGSIIGGNTWIVRSVPPNSRIYYKNLQDAKPQDPT
- a CDS encoding RNA polymerase sigma factor, whose protein sequence is MTNQEFTSEIAKLENLLFSFALRLTRSQQDAQDLMQETAMRAYRHREKFAMGTNFKSWVSTIMRNTYINRYRKMKSRKHVNQPIENFTFALESTSAIPNKGEHDMRLAELKRIMGEVGEIYRIPFLMFYQGYEYKEIAAHLDIPIGTVKSRIFLARQKMKAMIGDRYQN